CCTGCGCGGACCGGCCTCCCTCGACGACGGCACCCAGAACCTGCTGGGCTGCATCAAGACCTCGATGGGCACCCTGGGGGCTCGCACCCTCAAGGAAATGCAGCAGGTGGAGGTCGTTGTCGCTCCGTCCCTGCTGACCGAGGGCAAGGTCTATCAGAAGGCCCAGCAATTGGGCATGGGCAAGTAGGCGATCGCGTTAGCCTCCGGAGTGTGTGGGCCCAAAACCCTCACACTCCTCACACCCCCCGGCTCGGCGCGTCCGAGCTTTCACTCTTTCAAGGGAGAAGCGCCTTCCGGCGCCAGCCCCCAGTTACGAGTTCCTCCAGGCCTCTGCCGAAGCCCAAAACTCGTTGCTAAATTCCGAAAACCCTGATCCCTGACCGGATGTCCAGCGCCGCAGCCGTCACCGACGCTTCCTTCGAGCAAGACGTGCTCAAGAGCGATGTACCCGTTCTTGTGGATTTCTGGGCTCCCTGGTGCGGCCCCTGCCGCATGGTCGCTCCGATCGTTGACGAGATCTCGAAAGAGTTCGAAGGCAAGATCAAAGTCTTCAAGCTGAACACCGACGAGAACCCCAACGTCGCCAGCCAGTACGGCATCCGCAGCATTCCCACCCTGATGGTCTTCAAGGACGGCCAAAAGGTGGACACCGTTGTCGGCGCCGTGCCCAAGACCACCCTCTCCGGCACCATCTCCAAGTACCTCTGAGCGTCAACGGCCCAGGCCTAGACCTCCCCTCAAGCCCGGCCATTGGCCGGGCTTTTCTGTCCTGATCCCCCGCGATGGCGATCGAGAGAAGTCCGCTTGAGGCGTTAGCCGATGCCCTCGAGGGCCATCCGCAACGCCGCTCGATCGAACGCAGTGTTGTGCGGCTGCTGGAGATTGCCCGCAACAGCAGCGATCCCGATGAATGGCGGCTGATCACCGGGGCCCTGGCGGACATCCGCGATGGCTTGGACGTCTTCGCCCCCCATCGTCAAACCCGCAAGGTGACCGTGTTCGGCTCCGCTCGTACCGAGCCGACCGAGGCGGCCTATCCCTTGGCCCAAGAACTCGCCCACGAAGCCGCACGGCGCGGCTTTGAGGTGATGACGGGTGCCGGCGGCGGCGTGATGGAGGCCGCCAACCGCGGAGCCGGCTGCGAGAACAGCATCGGCCTGAATGTCGATCTGCCGTTTGAGCAGCACGCCAACCGGTACGTGAACGCCTGCGATGGGCGCCTGCTGCATTTCCGCTACTTCTTCACGCGCAAGCTCTTCTTCCTGCGAGAGAGCGATGCCCTGGTGGTGATGCCCGGTGGGTTTGGCACCTTTGATGAGCTCTTCGAAGCGCTGACCCTAATCCAGACCGGCCGCACACCGCCAATCCCGGTGGTCCTTCTGGCTCCAGAGGGCGATCCTTTTTGGAGCAACTGGCTCGCGACGATCGAGGGCACCCTGCGCGATCGAGCCCTGATCTCTCCGGAGGACACCGCGCTCTTCAAGCAGGCCAGCAGCGCCGCTGAGGCCCTCGAGCAGATCAGCCACTTCTACCGGGTCTTCCACGCCGTGCAATTTGCGGAGGAGAAGCTGGAGTTGCTCCTGCACTGCCCCCTGCCCGCCACCACGGTGGTGGAGCTGAACCGTCGTTTTGATGCCCTGGTGGATGAGGGGAACATCAGCCAAGGCGAGAGCTCAGACCGCAACGGCATCCTTCGGCCCT
This DNA window, taken from Synechococcus sp. LTW-R, encodes the following:
- the trxA gene encoding thioredoxin, which gives rise to MSSAAAVTDASFEQDVLKSDVPVLVDFWAPWCGPCRMVAPIVDEISKEFEGKIKVFKLNTDENPNVASQYGIRSIPTLMVFKDGQKVDTVVGAVPKTTLSGTISKYL
- a CDS encoding TIGR00730 family Rossman fold protein, with translation MAIERSPLEALADALEGHPQRRSIERSVVRLLEIARNSSDPDEWRLITGALADIRDGLDVFAPHRQTRKVTVFGSARTEPTEAAYPLAQELAHEAARRGFEVMTGAGGGVMEAANRGAGCENSIGLNVDLPFEQHANRYVNACDGRLLHFRYFFTRKLFFLRESDALVVMPGGFGTFDELFEALTLIQTGRTPPIPVVLLAPEGDPFWSNWLATIEGTLRDRALISPEDTALFKQASSAAEALEQISHFYRVFHAVQFAEEKLELLLHCPLPATTVVELNRRFDALVDEGNISQGESSDRNGILRPCLRFHLDRRKVGLLYQLIDVLNGLPLEVPPSIEQPGQRVCTPSPAP